One segment of Methylotenera versatilis 79 DNA contains the following:
- the lnt gene encoding apolipoprotein N-acyltransferase, with product MQFFTRFRFVIPYLLGAFTVLAFAPFYFFPISILSLVGIIYLWFKTDSAKSAFKLGFQYGLGLYVVGIYWIYISLHDFGGMPWWFAGFSTFCLCAFMALFVGAVGYLSKRLGFLMISAPILWGLSDWVRSWIFTGFPWLTLGYSQVPHSPLAGYMPIFGVYGVSVITVLVAAIIACWLAQANFSAICKRNAVASLVLILVAGGLLKAVEWTTPTNEPISTALIQGNIAQDTKWSADTAQNTINTYINMVKQSTAQLIVLPETALPVISSRLDASITDTLSNHAKQNNGDIIVGMVELNEKTDEYFNSAFSFGRSPTQSYAKNHLVPFGEFIPLKQVFGWIYRDWLSMPLSDLSRGGAYQTPMQLGNQKVAVNVCYEDVFGEEIIRQLPAATLLVNISNDAWYGQSYAADQHMQFSQARALETGRMMLRATNTGATSAIDVHGYVIAHAPHDVQTTLNVVAQGYAGSTPYVRWGNWPFIVLCFAALVVIAWIKQSRKTSFVR from the coding sequence ATGCAATTTTTCACACGATTTCGTTTTGTCATTCCTTATTTGTTGGGCGCATTCACCGTATTGGCATTTGCGCCTTTTTACTTTTTTCCTATTTCCATTTTGTCTTTGGTTGGCATTATTTATTTGTGGTTTAAAACAGACTCGGCCAAATCGGCTTTTAAACTGGGCTTTCAATATGGCTTAGGTTTATATGTCGTGGGTATTTATTGGATTTATATAAGCCTGCACGATTTCGGCGGCATGCCGTGGTGGTTTGCAGGCTTCTCCACCTTTTGCCTGTGTGCATTTATGGCACTGTTTGTTGGAGCGGTTGGCTATTTGAGTAAACGTTTGGGCTTTTTAATGATTAGTGCACCTATTCTGTGGGGATTATCAGATTGGGTTCGCAGCTGGATTTTTACTGGTTTTCCATGGTTAACTTTGGGCTACAGCCAAGTGCCACACAGTCCGTTAGCTGGTTATATGCCGATTTTCGGCGTGTATGGCGTATCAGTTATTACAGTGCTGGTCGCAGCGATTATTGCCTGCTGGTTGGCACAAGCTAATTTTTCTGCCATTTGCAAACGCAACGCTGTTGCATCTTTAGTTTTAATATTGGTGGCTGGCGGCTTGTTAAAAGCGGTCGAATGGACAACTCCAACCAATGAACCCATTAGTACAGCGCTGATTCAAGGCAACATTGCACAAGATACAAAATGGTCAGCCGATACCGCACAAAATACTATTAACACCTATATCAATATGGTAAAGCAAAGCACAGCGCAATTGATTGTACTGCCAGAAACCGCGCTTCCCGTCATTTCCAGCCGACTTGATGCCAGCATCACGGATACATTAAGCAACCACGCCAAGCAAAACAATGGTGACATAATTGTGGGCATGGTCGAGTTAAATGAAAAAACTGATGAATACTTTAATAGCGCTTTTAGTTTTGGCAGGTCGCCCACCCAAAGCTACGCCAAAAACCACTTGGTACCATTTGGTGAGTTTATTCCATTAAAACAAGTATTTGGCTGGATTTATCGTGATTGGCTCAGTATGCCATTAAGTGATTTATCACGCGGCGGTGCATATCAAACGCCCATGCAATTAGGCAACCAAAAAGTCGCGGTTAATGTGTGTTACGAAGACGTTTTTGGTGAAGAAATCATCCGTCAACTGCCTGCGGCAACGCTGTTAGTGAATATCAGTAATGATGCATGGTATGGTCAATCTTACGCAGCAGATCAACATATGCAGTTTAGCCAAGCGCGTGCGCTTGAAACGGGCAGAATGATGTTGCGCGCCACCAATACGGGCGCAACCTCTGCGATTGACGTACATGGTTATGTGATTGCGCATGCACCTCATGATGTTCAAACAACGCTGAATGTAGTCGCGCAAGGTTATGCTGGTAGCACGCCTTATGTGCGCTGGGGCAATTGGCCGTTTATTGTGTTGTGTTTTGCGGCTTTAGTGGTGATTGCTTGGATTAAGCAGTCGCGGAAAACAAGCTTTGTAAGGTAA
- the mscL gene encoding large conductance mechanosensitive channel protein MscL, with protein MSMASEFKDFISKGNVMDLAVGVIIGAAFGKIVDSLVNDVIMPIAGKIFGGLDFSNMYIPLNGQEVGLALVEAKKAGAVLAYGNFITVVLNFIILAFIIFQMVKLVNRLKKAEPAAAPATPDDILLLREIRDALKK; from the coding sequence ATGAGTATGGCATCAGAATTTAAGGACTTTATCAGTAAAGGCAACGTGATGGACCTAGCAGTAGGTGTCATTATCGGTGCGGCTTTCGGCAAGATTGTCGATTCGTTGGTAAACGATGTGATTATGCCAATCGCAGGCAAGATTTTCGGTGGCTTAGATTTCAGTAATATGTATATTCCGTTAAACGGCCAAGAAGTTGGCTTGGCTTTAGTCGAGGCAAAAAAAGCCGGCGCAGTATTGGCTTATGGTAACTTTATTACAGTGGTGTTAAATTTCATTATTCTGGCTTTTATCATTTTTCAAATGGTGAAGTTAGTCAACAGACTGAAAAAAGCAGAACCAGCAGCTGCGCCAGCTACACCAGATGACATTTTATTATTGCGTGAAATTCGCGATGCTTTGAAAAAATAG